The following are encoded in a window of Sutcliffiella horikoshii genomic DNA:
- the spoIIIAC gene encoding stage III sporulation protein AC, giving the protein MGIEVDVIFKIAGIGIVVAFLHTVLKQLGKEEYAHWVTLLGFIYILFMVASIVDDLFKRIKSVFLFQ; this is encoded by the coding sequence ATGGGCATTGAAGTAGACGTAATATTTAAAATCGCCGGCATCGGCATCGTCGTAGCCTTCCTGCACACCGTACTAAAACAACTCGGCAAAGAAGAATACGCACACTGGGTAACCCTACTCGGATTCATCTACATTCTTTTTATGGTAGCAAGCATCGTCGACGATCTATTCAAAAGAATCAAATCGGTATTCCTGTTCCAATGA
- a CDS encoding nitroreductase family protein, with product MSKNKNTMSKEEYLNKVKEIDTTKEAPKQLEDTDFLTVAKERRSVRQYDPEFKMDKSEIMEILETAILAPSSSNLQPWRFLVIEDQKEKERLLPIANNQQQIVDASVVIAVLGDREAYKNADRIYSAIAEKGRMPEDVKNMYVNSILDGYGNFSKERLAKIAHIDGGLVAMQLMLAAKAKGYDTVPMGGYDEAQFVKAFNVPENYEAIMLISLGKGSKAGFEKTRLPLDEVVNWDRY from the coding sequence ATGTCTAAAAACAAAAACACTATGAGTAAAGAAGAATATTTAAATAAAGTAAAAGAAATTGATACAACCAAAGAAGCGCCAAAGCAGTTGGAAGATACAGACTTTCTGACAGTCGCAAAAGAACGCCGTTCAGTAAGACAATATGATCCTGAATTCAAAATGGATAAAAGTGAAATCATGGAGATTTTAGAAACAGCTATTTTAGCACCGTCATCTAGCAACCTTCAACCTTGGAGATTTTTAGTTATTGAAGATCAAAAGGAAAAAGAGCGTTTGTTGCCGATCGCTAATAATCAGCAACAAATTGTGGATGCTTCCGTTGTTATTGCTGTACTTGGAGACCGCGAAGCATACAAAAATGCAGACCGCATCTATAGTGCAATCGCTGAAAAGGGAAGAATGCCAGAAGACGTGAAAAACATGTATGTAAACAGCATTCTTGATGGTTACGGGAACTTTTCTAAAGAACGCTTAGCGAAAATTGCTCACATTGACGGTGGACTTGTTGCAATGCAATTAATGCTGGCAGCAAAAGCTAAAGGCTATGATACTGTTCCAATGGGTGGTTACGATGAAGCGCAATTTGTAAAAGCATTTAATGTTCCGGAAAACTATGAGGCTATTATGTTGATTTCTCTTGGCAAAGGCTCTAAAGCAGGATTTGAGAAAACTCGTCTTCCGCTTGATGAGGTTGTAAACTGGGATAGATACTAA
- a CDS encoding YqhV family protein — translation MKKLLGHFDHAVLSMAGIRIFSGLLEITAAIIMLSLNDVKKAVVVNSMLAVVGPLIFISTMMIGLISMADEISFSKMIYIAIGLGFILFGIYK, via the coding sequence ATGAAAAAATTATTAGGTCACTTCGATCACGCCGTTCTGTCAATGGCAGGAATTCGAATTTTTTCCGGGTTACTAGAAATTACTGCTGCCATCATCATGCTCAGCTTAAATGATGTGAAAAAAGCGGTTGTGGTGAACTCGATGTTAGCGGTGGTGGGGCCTTTGATCTTCATTTCCACCATGATGATTGGCTTGATTAGTATGGCAGACGAAATCTCCTTTTCGAAAATGATATATATTGCCATTGGATTAGGCTTTATCTTATTTGGCATCTATAAGTGA
- a CDS encoding class I SAM-dependent DNA methyltransferase yields MEFRGSRVYDQSDFFTNYMNRRNRKDSPNNAIEGPIMSELVGNIQNKTILDLGCGDASFGKELLHLGAKHYTGVEGSEQMVKAARSNLLELDATIHNETMGSFNYPSASYDLVTSRFAIHYVSDIDRLFRNIYQSLKEDGRFVFSIQHPLTTSSFASKESGDKRGNWIVDDYFLDGERKEPWINQVVVKYHRTIEQYFTALREAGFTIQDLREGTPVRKHFRSEEEFLRRQRIPVVLAFGCGK; encoded by the coding sequence ATGGAATTCAGAGGATCTAGAGTTTACGATCAATCGGATTTTTTTACAAATTACATGAATAGAAGAAATAGAAAAGACAGTCCCAATAATGCCATCGAAGGCCCAATTATGTCCGAGCTAGTCGGGAACATTCAAAATAAGACCATCTTAGATTTAGGGTGTGGAGATGCCTCGTTTGGTAAAGAACTGCTACATTTAGGGGCAAAGCATTACACAGGTGTCGAAGGTTCTGAACAAATGGTAAAAGCCGCGCGCTCTAACTTACTTGAACTTGACGCAACTATACATAATGAAACAATGGGATCGTTTAATTATCCGAGTGCGTCATACGATCTCGTAACCTCGCGTTTTGCCATTCATTATGTTTCAGACATTGACCGCCTGTTTCGAAATATTTATCAATCCCTAAAAGAGGATGGAAGGTTTGTATTCAGCATTCAACATCCCCTTACAACTTCATCTTTTGCAAGTAAAGAATCTGGAGATAAGCGCGGGAATTGGATTGTAGATGATTACTTTCTTGATGGTGAAAGGAAAGAACCTTGGATTAACCAAGTGGTTGTTAAATATCACCGCACCATCGAACAATATTTCACAGCACTAAGGGAAGCTGGTTTTACCATACAAGATTTACGCGAAGGCACGCCCGTACGAAAACATTTTAGAAGTGAAGAAGAATTTTTGAGGAGGCAACGGATACCAGTGGTTTTGGCGTTTGGTTGTGGGAAATAA
- the spoIIIAA gene encoding stage III sporulation protein AA, with protein MLASISTVLPPDITGVIDTLSPPLLERMEEIRVRVNRPLELIIDGNPYFPAYMVTASDAIHILNKISKHSIYALEEELKRGYITITGGHRVGLAGKVITEQGKVKAIRDVSSFNIRVAKQKIGVATPLMPYLYEKGRWLSTMVIGPPQTGKTTLLRDLARIMSSGCEEKRVASCKVGIVDERSEIAGCVHGIPQHDLGQRVDVLDSCPKAEGMMMMIRSMSPDVIVVDEIGRLEDSEAVMEAVNAGVGLLMSVHAFSFDELKSRPSLREILSYRAVKRFVELTRSNGPGSIKRIVNEMGEEIYREEGVGR; from the coding sequence ATGCTTGCGAGTATTAGTACTGTTTTGCCGCCGGACATAACCGGAGTTATTGATACACTTTCACCACCTTTACTGGAGAGGATGGAAGAAATACGAGTTCGGGTAAATCGCCCCTTAGAATTAATAATAGATGGGAATCCATATTTTCCGGCCTATATGGTAACGGCTTCGGATGCAATTCATATTTTAAACAAAATAAGCAAGCATTCCATCTATGCACTAGAAGAGGAACTCAAACGTGGATATATAACCATCACTGGTGGACATCGAGTTGGACTTGCTGGAAAAGTAATCACAGAACAAGGGAAAGTGAAGGCAATTCGCGACGTCTCCTCCTTTAACATTCGTGTTGCCAAACAGAAAATCGGAGTTGCTACACCGTTAATGCCCTATCTTTATGAAAAAGGAAGATGGCTCAGCACGATGGTAATTGGACCGCCACAAACGGGAAAGACAACGCTACTTAGGGACCTGGCAAGGATAATGAGCTCAGGGTGTGAAGAAAAGCGAGTTGCCTCATGCAAGGTAGGGATTGTGGATGAACGCTCTGAAATCGCTGGTTGTGTACACGGTATACCTCAGCACGATTTGGGACAAAGGGTAGATGTGCTCGACAGCTGTCCAAAGGCGGAAGGCATGATGATGATGATTCGTTCCATGAGCCCGGATGTCATCGTTGTGGATGAGATTGGAAGATTGGAAGACAGCGAGGCAGTGATGGAAGCCGTCAATGCAGGAGTAGGGCTTCTCATGTCGGTACATGCTTTTTCGTTTGATGAACTAAAAAGCAGACCAAGTCTTCGAGAAATCTTATCATACCGGGCAGTAAAACGGTTCGTTGAACTGACAAGATCGAATGGGCCGGGCTCTATCAAAAGAATCGTAAATGAAATGGGAGAGGAGATCTACCGGGAAGAGGGTGTGGGAAGATGA
- the spoIIIAB gene encoding stage III sporulation protein SpoIIIAB has protein sequence MIKLIGAVLILVATSWAGFEAARHLTERPRQLRQLKVALQSLEAEIMYGHTPLADATKNISKQLEKPLSWFFESFANKLEKASLTVKEAWQESLDDVWKNTAYKTAELEIMKQFGETLGQHDRYTQQKHIQLALTHLEREELDARDKQNRYERMVKSLGVLSGLLLVILLI, from the coding sequence ATGATCAAACTAATAGGTGCAGTCTTAATACTAGTGGCAACTTCCTGGGCAGGTTTTGAAGCGGCAAGGCACCTGACAGAAAGACCAAGACAATTAAGACAATTAAAGGTAGCCTTGCAATCTCTTGAAGCTGAAATTATGTATGGTCATACTCCTCTAGCAGATGCCACCAAAAACATCTCCAAGCAATTGGAAAAACCACTCTCCTGGTTTTTCGAAAGCTTTGCAAATAAATTGGAAAAAGCGAGCCTGACAGTAAAAGAAGCCTGGCAAGAAAGTTTGGATGATGTCTGGAAAAACACCGCATATAAAACGGCAGAACTTGAAATCATGAAACAATTCGGCGAAACACTTGGCCAGCATGACCGCTACACCCAACAAAAGCACATTCAACTGGCACTAACCCACCTAGAACGCGAAGAACTAGATGCCCGCGACAAACAAAACCGTTACGAACGAATGGTAAAAAGCCTCGGAGTCCTATCAGGATTACTCCTTGTGATTTTACTGATTTAG
- a CDS encoding GNAT family N-acetyltransferase yields the protein MYQYFNGFVIREGKEGVPAEYVEALFEDAGWAKNTPAWQKEKFSLMFKNSTWAFTVWDQNKMIGMVRVISDQIMVANIMDLVILSEYRGKGIGKKIVELCVQKLPHGDWFAHTSANNFSFYEKCGFEVKDLTQNGTCAYYGYIQARKDGHR from the coding sequence ATGTACCAATATTTCAATGGCTTTGTAATCAGGGAGGGTAAAGAAGGGGTTCCTGCTGAATATGTGGAAGCTCTTTTTGAAGATGCAGGATGGGCAAAGAATACCCCCGCTTGGCAAAAGGAGAAGTTCTCGCTTATGTTCAAAAACTCAACGTGGGCATTTACAGTTTGGGATCAAAACAAGATGATTGGGATGGTTCGAGTAATCTCAGATCAAATAATGGTTGCAAACATAATGGATTTAGTTATTTTATCCGAATATCGCGGTAAAGGAATCGGGAAGAAAATCGTAGAACTGTGTGTTCAAAAACTTCCTCATGGTGATTGGTTTGCACATACCTCCGCTAATAACTTCAGTTTCTATGAGAAGTGCGGTTTTGAGGTAAAAGACTTAACCCAGAATGGAACTTGTGCGTATTACGGATATATTCAAGCGAGGAAAGACGGGCATAGGTAG
- a CDS encoding glycine betaine uptake BCCT transporter, translating into MKGIGKVFWISVIIAALFVLIGVIFPEPFSEGMNQANSFILNAFGWFYQLAATFFLLFALFLIFSKYGKIKLGKDKDLPDYSTLTWFAMLFSAGMGIGLVFYGVAEPISHFTTPPLGEGGTSASAKLGLRYTFLHWGFHAWAIYATIALSIAYFKFRKDAPGLMSATLYPILGEKTNGAFGKTVDIVAVFATVFGVCASLGLGAQQINGGLNYLFGIPNNFTIQLIIMAIVTVLFIVSAGTGLSKGIKYLSNTNMILATLLLFAVLFIGPTTFLLNLFTTTLGDYIQNLPSMGLRLAPFNNENAEWIEGWTIFYWAWWISWSPFVGTFIARVSKGRTVREFVIAVLLVPTLVCAFWFSVFGGTGIHMELFEGAQVSAQSFETGLFYVYKLLPFGTVLSIITILLIATFFITSADSATFVLGMQTTNGDINPPFFVKLTWGLILSASAVVLMYTGGLEGLQTAIIVSAFPLTFVLLMMAFAIVKAFRLEVKGKVPLKKTKEN; encoded by the coding sequence ATGAAAGGTATCGGTAAGGTTTTTTGGATTTCCGTGATCATTGCTGCTTTGTTTGTATTGATCGGGGTTATTTTTCCCGAGCCGTTTAGTGAAGGAATGAATCAGGCAAATTCCTTCATTCTAAATGCTTTTGGCTGGTTTTATCAATTGGCGGCTACTTTCTTCCTTTTATTTGCTCTATTCCTCATCTTTAGTAAATACGGCAAAATAAAACTTGGTAAAGACAAAGATCTTCCGGATTACTCTACCTTGACTTGGTTTGCGATGCTCTTCAGTGCTGGGATGGGGATTGGACTGGTTTTCTACGGAGTCGCAGAGCCTATCTCCCACTTCACTACACCACCACTTGGAGAAGGTGGAACTTCCGCTTCTGCAAAATTAGGTCTTCGTTACACCTTTTTACACTGGGGATTTCATGCATGGGCCATTTATGCAACCATTGCGCTTTCCATCGCATATTTTAAATTTAGAAAAGATGCCCCTGGATTGATGAGCGCAACTTTGTATCCTATATTGGGGGAGAAAACAAACGGAGCTTTCGGAAAAACGGTGGATATTGTTGCTGTTTTCGCCACTGTTTTCGGGGTTTGTGCATCACTTGGTTTAGGTGCACAACAAATTAACGGTGGACTCAACTATTTGTTCGGCATTCCGAATAACTTCACTATACAGCTTATCATTATGGCAATTGTGACCGTCCTATTCATCGTTTCCGCAGGGACGGGCCTCTCTAAAGGGATAAAATACTTAAGCAACACGAACATGATTCTTGCTACACTTCTATTATTTGCGGTCCTGTTTATAGGACCAACAACCTTCTTATTGAATTTATTTACCACAACACTTGGAGATTATATTCAAAACCTCCCAAGCATGGGGCTCCGCCTTGCTCCATTCAATAACGAAAATGCAGAATGGATTGAAGGTTGGACAATTTTCTATTGGGCTTGGTGGATTTCCTGGTCACCTTTTGTCGGGACGTTCATCGCAAGGGTATCTAAAGGACGGACAGTAAGAGAGTTTGTCATTGCGGTGTTATTGGTTCCGACACTTGTGTGTGCATTTTGGTTCAGTGTCTTTGGGGGGACCGGGATTCATATGGAATTATTTGAAGGAGCTCAAGTTTCTGCTCAAAGCTTTGAAACGGGACTCTTTTATGTTTATAAACTTCTGCCATTTGGGACCGTTTTATCTATTATCACGATATTGTTGATTGCTACCTTCTTTATCACAAGTGCTGATTCAGCTACGTTTGTGTTAGGCATGCAGACAACAAATGGAGATATTAATCCTCCATTTTTCGTGAAACTAACATGGGGATTAATTCTATCAGCTTCTGCCGTTGTGTTGATGTATACGGGTGGTCTGGAAGGTCTGCAGACAGCCATTATTGTGAGTGCCTTTCCTTTGACCTTTGTTTTGTTGATGATGGCATTCGCGATTGTTAAAGCCTTTCGACTGGAGGTCAAGGGGAAGGTCCCTTTGAAAAAAACGAAGGAGAATTAA
- a CDS encoding RrF2 family transcriptional regulator — protein MTEKVTSTKWFSVAIQALVVLANNEGRCPSGELAEKLNSKSVFLRKILRHLVKTELIEAKEGRDGGYFLVKDPSEIKLSEVYDAMKAETFPKGFFNVESKECFASTTRESLCTLRDEMEGWVVAGLEQKTIADLMKK, from the coding sequence ATGACTGAAAAGGTAACGAGTACAAAGTGGTTCAGTGTGGCCATTCAGGCACTCGTGGTGCTTGCTAATAATGAAGGCCGATGTCCGAGCGGGGAATTAGCTGAGAAACTTAATTCTAAGTCTGTTTTTTTAAGAAAAATATTAAGGCATCTGGTTAAAACCGAATTAATCGAGGCGAAAGAGGGCCGGGACGGTGGCTATTTTCTTGTAAAAGATCCAAGCGAAATCAAATTATCCGAAGTGTATGATGCCATGAAAGCAGAGACGTTTCCTAAGGGGTTCTTTAATGTGGAAAGTAAAGAATGTTTTGCTTCTACTACACGCGAGTCCCTCTGTACACTGCGTGATGAAATGGAAGGATGGGTCGTAGCCGGTTTAGAACAAAAGACCATAGCTGATTTAATGAAAAAGTGA